A window of the Artemia franciscana chromosome 3, ASM3288406v1, whole genome shotgun sequence genome harbors these coding sequences:
- the LOC136025553 gene encoding piggyBac transposable element-derived protein 3-like produces MNKDTAKSCLGWLETNEFAQNQGISLYWYVEQSTIEGLPAPTDGEMKKRERGTSDYRTDIHSGVIVVKGLDNNTVCLALTYAGITPQDTCRRWNVKDKSRVEVSRPAIVYEYNRHMGGVDLADMLVEMCRTHLRTRKWYMRIFWWLIDTAVCNSWLLSGQSADIKERRTDDLENLQV; encoded by the coding sequence CTTGAGACTAATGAGTTTGCTCAAAATCAAGGGATTTCCTTGTATTGGTACGTTGAACAAAGCACGATTGAAGGGCTGCCCGCTCCCACAGATGGTGAAATGAAGAAACGAGAGAGAGGAACTTCAGATTACAGGACTGACATTCATTCCGGCGTTATTGTAGTGAAAGGGTTAGACAACAACACGGTTTGCTTGGCTTTGACGTATGCAGGAATAACACCACAGGATACGTGCAGACGCTGGAACGTCAAGGATAAATCCAGGGTTGAAGTTTCAAGGCCAGCCATTGTTTATGAGTACAACCGTCATATGGGTGGCGTAGATTTAGCGGACATGCTGGTGGAGATGTGCCGAACTCATCTTCGGACACGAAAATGGTATATGAGAATCTTCTGGTGGCTTATTGACACAGCAGTCTGCAATAGCTGGCTTCTTTCAGGTCAAAGCGCTGACATTAAGGAGAGACGAACTGATGATCTTGAGAACCTTCAGGTCTGA